A portion of the Ricinus communis isolate WT05 ecotype wild-type chromosome 10, ASM1957865v1, whole genome shotgun sequence genome contains these proteins:
- the LOC8275014 gene encoding NAC domain-containing protein 83, whose translation MERLNFVKNGVLRLPPGFRFHPTDEELVVQYLKRKVFSCPLPASIIPEVDVCKSDPWDLPGDLEQERYFFSTREAKYPNGNRSNRATSSGYWKATGIDKEIVTSKGNQLVGMKKTLVFYRGKPPHGTRTDWIMHEYRLVSPQTAACNSPQKKNPIQSPLGAMDNWVLCRIFLKKRSNKNEEDNLHIGNENRVCKLRNTKPVFYEFLTKDRTDLNLAPCSSSSGSSGITEVSSNESDDHEESSSCNSFPYFRRKP comes from the exons ATGGAGAGGCTCAATTTTGTCAAGAATGGTGTGCTTAGACTGCCCCCTGGATTCAGGTTCCACCCAACTGACGAGGAGCTTGTTGTTCAGTACTTGAAGAGAAAGGTGTTTTCTTGCCCTTTGCCTGCTTCTATAATCCCTGAAGTTGATGTCTGCAAGTCTGATCCTTGGGATTTGCCAG GTGATTTGGAGCAAGAAAGGTACTTCTTTAGCACCAGGGAAGCCAAGTACCCAAATGGGAATCGATCCAACAGAGCCACAAGTTCTGGGTACTGGAAGGCAACTGGTATAGACAAGGAAATTGTAACTTCTAAGGGTAATCAGCTTGTGGGGATGAAAAAAACTTTAGTTTTTTACAGAGGAAAACCCCCTCATGGTACTAGGACTGATTGGATCATGCATGAATATCGTCTTGTTAGCCCTCAAACCGCTGCCTGCAATTCCccacaaaagaaaaacccaaTCCAG AGCCCTCTGGGGGCAATGGATAACTGGGTTCTTTGCCGTATATTTTTGAAGAAGAGAAGCAACAAAAATGAGGAGGACAACCTTCACATCGGCAATGAAAACAGAGTGTGCAAGCTGAGGAACACAAAGCCTGTTTTCTATGAGTTCCTGACAAAAGACAGGACTGATTTGAATCTTGCACCTTGCTCATCATCCTCAGGGTCAAGTGGAATCACAGAAGTATCATCAAATGAATCAGATGATCATGAAGAAAGTAGTAGTTGCAATAGTTTTCCTTATTTCAGAAGAAAACCATaa
- the LOC8275015 gene encoding pyruvate dehydrogenase E1 component subunit beta-1, mitochondrial, translating to MLGIIKQKALGKSLQRIRPAVASAWRAYSSAAKEMTVREALNSALDEEMSADPKVFLMGEEVGEYQGAYKITKGLLDKYGPERVLDTPITEAGFTGIGVGAAYHGLKPVVEFMTFNFSMQAIDHIINSAAKSTYMSAGQLSVPIVFRGPNGAAAGVGAQHSQCYASWYASCPGLKVLAPYSSEDARGLLKAAIRDPDPVVFLENELLYGESFPVSAEVLDSSFCTPIGKAKIEREGKDVTITAFSKMVGYALKAAELLAKEGISAEVINLRSIRPLDRPTINASVRKTNRLVTVEEGFPQHGVGAEICASVIEDSFGYLDAPVERIAGADVPMPYAANLERMAVPQVEDIVRAAKRACYRSVPTAATA from the exons ATGTTGGGGATTATCAAACAAAAA gcTCTTGGGAAGTCCTTGCAGAGGATTCGACCTGCTGTTGCTTCAGCATGGAGAGCTTACTCATCCGCCGCAAAGGAG ATGACGGTTAGAGAAGCATTGAACTCTGCTCTTGATGAGGAAATGTCCGCTGATCCTAAAGTGTTTTTAATGGGAGAAGAG GTTGGAGAATACCAGGGTGCCTATAAG ATAACTAAAGGGCTGTTGGACAAATATGGTCCTGAGAGGGTTCTTGATACACCAATTACTGAG GCTGGATTTACTGGCATTGGAGTTGGTGCTGCTTACCATGGTCTCAAGCCAGTTGTTGAGTTTATGACATTTAACTTCTCTATGCAG GCAATTGACCATATTATTAATTCTGCTGCAAAATCAACCTACATGTCTGCTGGTCAATTATCTGTGCCCATAGTTTTTAGAGGACCTAATGGTGCTGCTGCAGGAGTTGGTGCCCAACACTCTCAA TGTTATGCATCTTGGTATGCCTCCTGCCCTGGCTTGAAAGTGCTGGCTCCATACTCATCTGAGGATGCTCGTGGTCTGCTAAAAGCTGCTATAAGAGACCCTGATCCTGTTGTTTTCCTTGAAAATGAGTTATT ATATGGCGAGTCGTTTCCTGTTTCAGCTGAAGTACTGGACTCCAGTTTTTGCACTCCAATAGGAAAAGCCAAG ATTGAGAGGGAAGGAAAGGATGTGACTATTACAGCCTTTTCAAAAATGGTTGGCTATGCCCTCAAG GCAGCTGAGCTACTTGCAAAGGAAGGAATCAGCGCTGAG GTGATAAACTTGCGCTCCATCAGACCACTAGACAGACCCACAATCAATGCTTCAGTCCGGAAAACCAACAGACTTGTGACAGTGGAGGAAGGATTCCCACAGCATGGAGTTGGGGCTGAAATCTG TGCCTCTGTTATTGAGGACAGCTTCGGTTATCTTGATGCACCAGTTGAGAGAATTGCTGGGGCTGATGTTCCTATGCCGTATGCAGCCAATCTCGAGAGAATGGCTGTACCGCAG GTTGAGGATATTGTCCGTGCAGCAAAGAGAGCTTGCTACAGATCTGTACCCACTGCTGCAACTGCTTAA